A single Deltaproteobacteria bacterium DNA region contains:
- a CDS encoding aldehyde ferredoxin oxidoreductase family protein produces the protein MYGFHGRLLYIDLTTQTSHWVALDPEVLRAYLGGTGLGTKLLYDYAPPAVDAFAPENPLIFTTAPLVDTGLTTTAKFAVVTTSPLTGLITDSLSSSFSALELKRCQLDAIVIVGRATSPVYLTITDSGVGFHHATHLCGKSAQETETAIRNEQKEQSIRIAAIGLAGERLVRFATISTEGRHAGRGGTGAVMGAKNLKAVALRGTSRARVADPEAVAAIADTLRTKSLSSVTAKYREIGTVANLSVFNRLGVLPTRNFQQSTFEHAEQLSGEHLMEEAASRVQGCAACTIRCERLFNALNGKPQRLEYETLFALGPLCGIEDSQVVLRAAQLCDEYGLDTISTGGTIAWAMECAEKNLLPDAQRLGLHFGNADAFLATITAIGERTGLGALLAEGSRAAAVTIGGEAEHLAMHVKGMELPGYEPRSLKTMALGLAVSLRGACHNRSGAYEADFSGQVDRFTIDPQRGALVAASEDFSAIIDSLIVCKFLRKCFTDFYIEAAEILSKVTGYPFTGSELQHTGERINVLKKLFNLRQGWQTHDDWLPVRLLSEPLPTGVGRGIGLTESELRAMIGGYYKARGWGANGNVPLEKQRELGIDDGTRNT, from the coding sequence ATGTACGGCTTTCACGGTCGCCTGCTCTACATCGATTTAACCACGCAAACCTCACACTGGGTCGCACTCGATCCCGAAGTCCTGCGCGCGTATCTCGGTGGTACAGGACTAGGAACCAAGTTGCTCTACGACTATGCTCCACCAGCCGTCGATGCATTTGCGCCAGAAAACCCGTTAATCTTTACCACTGCACCACTGGTCGATACCGGTCTGACAACCACAGCCAAGTTTGCGGTGGTGACTACTTCACCACTCACCGGTCTCATTACTGACTCTCTCTCGTCAAGTTTTTCTGCGCTTGAGCTGAAACGCTGTCAGCTTGATGCGATCGTGATTGTCGGGCGAGCGACCTCTCCAGTCTATTTGACTATCACGGACAGTGGTGTCGGTTTTCACCACGCTACACATCTTTGTGGAAAAAGTGCGCAAGAAACCGAAACAGCGATTCGCAACGAACAGAAAGAGCAAAGCATACGCATCGCAGCTATCGGTCTGGCTGGGGAACGTCTGGTACGCTTTGCCACCATCAGTACGGAAGGACGCCATGCCGGTCGTGGTGGCACTGGTGCCGTCATGGGCGCAAAGAACCTCAAAGCGGTTGCCCTGCGTGGCACCAGCCGCGCACGTGTCGCCGATCCTGAAGCGGTCGCGGCCATTGCTGACACGTTGCGCACGAAAAGTCTCAGTTCAGTCACAGCTAAATATCGCGAGATCGGTACGGTCGCCAACCTGTCAGTCTTTAATCGACTTGGTGTATTACCGACCCGTAACTTCCAGCAATCCACCTTTGAACATGCTGAGCAACTCAGCGGTGAGCATCTGATGGAGGAAGCCGCAAGTCGTGTTCAAGGCTGTGCGGCATGTACGATTCGCTGCGAGCGATTGTTTAATGCGCTCAACGGCAAGCCACAACGGTTAGAATATGAAACGCTCTTTGCTCTCGGACCACTGTGTGGGATCGAAGACTCACAGGTTGTCCTGCGTGCTGCGCAGCTATGCGATGAGTATGGACTCGATACTATCAGTACCGGTGGCACTATCGCCTGGGCCATGGAATGCGCAGAAAAGAATCTTCTTCCGGATGCGCAACGCCTCGGCTTGCACTTTGGTAACGCTGACGCTTTTCTTGCGACTATTACCGCTATCGGTGAACGTACAGGTCTCGGTGCGTTACTCGCAGAAGGTTCACGTGCTGCTGCAGTAACGATTGGTGGAGAAGCCGAGCATCTCGCCATGCATGTCAAAGGTATGGAACTGCCTGGCTACGAACCCCGGAGCTTGAAAACGATGGCCTTAGGACTTGCCGTAAGTTTGCGTGGTGCGTGCCACAACCGTTCGGGTGCTTATGAGGCGGATTTTTCGGGGCAAGTCGATCGCTTCACTATCGACCCGCAACGTGGCGCTCTGGTCGCCGCATCGGAAGATTTCTCGGCCATTATCGATTCACTGATTGTGTGTAAGTTCCTGCGCAAATGTTTCACCGACTTTTATATTGAAGCAGCAGAGATTCTGAGCAAAGTGACCGGCTATCCATTCACTGGTTCTGAACTGCAACACACCGGCGAACGGATCAATGTGTTGAAGAAGCTTTTTAACCTCCGACAAGGATGGCAAACGCACGATGACTGGCTCCCCGTTCGCCTATTGAGCGAACCACTCCCTACTGGCGTAGGCAGAGGGATCGGGCTGACTGAATCCGAGTTACGTGCCATGATTGGGGGGTACTACAAAGCTCGGGGATGGGGCGCGAACGGAAACGTTCCGCTGGAGAAGCAACGAGAATTGGGAATAGATGATGGGACACGTAATACGTAA